One genomic region from Syntrophorhabdus sp. encodes:
- a CDS encoding type II toxin-antitoxin system RelB/DinJ family antitoxin: protein MAANSVVRARIDEHLKAEAETVLASIGLTVSDAFRMMIVRIVRERALPFEPLIPNETTMEAMKAARSGELVTAGAPENLLAKLNAGD, encoded by the coding sequence ATGGCTGCCAACTCAGTCGTTCGCGCAAGAATTGACGAGCACCTGAAGGCCGAGGCGGAAACAGTGCTTGCTTCGATCGGTCTTACCGTTTCGGACGCTTTTCGGATGATGATCGTCCGCATCGTGAGGGAAAGGGCTCTGCCCTTTGAACCTCTCATACCCAACGAGACAACCATGGAGGCGATGAAAGCCGCCCGGAGTGGCGAGCTTGTGACTGCCGGCGCTCCTGAGAACCTCCTTGCGAAGCTCAATGCGGGAGATTAG